A window of Desulfonauticus submarinus contains these coding sequences:
- a CDS encoding Na/Pi cotransporter family protein: MLTTVTGPLLGGIGIFFVGAYMVSQNLKNMTSRRLRQLFARFTRRDLQSAAIGFMSGLITQSTSVSTFIMGGLSASGLVRVRNALPVVFWANAGCSLLVAISVIDIRYLVFLLLFVSGVCMAFEKPASLRFPVRALFGIGLLFLGLQFIQQGAAPLTGMPWVRKLLVSSHGSIILAFFLGTGLTVVTQTYIGVVIIAVTMVKAGVFSLEQVMMLTYGAELGSSVVTLLLSSGIRGTAKQLIMSQVFFNYMSVGVMVALFYLEYCTGIPLVKALIKSLSSDPDKEIVCLVIFYNFAIPMLSFFCYDWIYALLNRFWPPTREEMLAKIKFIKDHSLDDPAAALMMVEKELLRLVRRFPEYPAAVKKSLNRGGKEEVDGITHYHTAFVDINREIAYTLSDIAKLELDSDSSTELLKLFNIQELIVTLEQNLADLAPMVELSMRTESLKQFYLLLLESLEFLLLQAVDALAGDDRRDLEILRALTAVNSEAVKQVRSRYLEIGQNLDLQDKATLYKLSGLFERTVWLLNRLSESVELGLEKIATVHP; the protein is encoded by the coding sequence ATGTTGACCACTGTAACTGGCCCTCTGCTCGGTGGCATCGGGATTTTTTTTGTCGGCGCCTATATGGTCAGTCAGAATTTGAAAAATATGACCTCCCGCCGGCTGCGTCAATTGTTCGCTCGATTTACCCGCCGCGATTTGCAATCAGCTGCGATCGGCTTTATGTCAGGGCTGATTACCCAGAGTACCTCGGTTAGTACCTTCATTATGGGTGGCCTCTCGGCCAGTGGTCTGGTGCGAGTGCGCAATGCTTTGCCTGTGGTTTTTTGGGCCAATGCCGGTTGTTCCTTGCTGGTGGCTATCTCGGTTATCGATATTCGCTACCTAGTTTTTCTTCTGCTTTTTGTTTCCGGAGTCTGTATGGCCTTTGAGAAACCAGCTTCTCTGCGTTTTCCTGTTCGGGCCTTGTTCGGCATCGGTTTGCTTTTTTTGGGGTTGCAGTTTATCCAGCAGGGGGCAGCGCCGCTGACAGGGATGCCCTGGGTGCGCAAGCTTCTGGTTTCTTCACACGGTTCCATTATCCTGGCCTTTTTTCTTGGCACTGGTCTTACTGTAGTGACTCAGACCTATATTGGTGTAGTGATTATCGCCGTGACGATGGTCAAGGCAGGGGTCTTTTCACTTGAACAGGTGATGATGCTAACTTATGGAGCCGAACTCGGATCGAGCGTAGTGACTTTGCTGCTTTCGTCTGGCATTCGGGGAACTGCAAAGCAGCTTATTATGTCTCAGGTTTTTTTCAATTATATGTCAGTGGGAGTGATGGTGGCCCTTTTCTACCTTGAATATTGCACTGGCATTCCTTTGGTCAAGGCCCTGATTAAGAGTCTTAGCTCTGATCCCGATAAAGAGATCGTCTGTCTTGTTATCTTTTACAATTTTGCCATTCCGATGCTTTCCTTTTTCTGCTACGATTGGATCTATGCGCTTCTGAATCGTTTTTGGCCTCCGACCCGAGAGGAAATGCTGGCCAAGATCAAATTTATCAAGGATCATTCTTTAGATGATCCTGCGGCGGCATTGATGATGGTTGAAAAGGAGCTATTGCGTTTGGTTCGGCGTTTTCCCGAATATCCTGCAGCAGTGAAAAAGAGCCTTAACAGAGGAGGAAAGGAAGAAGTTGACGGGATTACTCATTATCATACCGCTTTTGTTGATATCAACCGGGAGATCGCCTATACTCTCAGCGATATAGCCAAGCTTGAACTTGACTCCGACTCAAGTACCGAGCTTTTGAAATTGTTTAATATCCAAGAGCTGATTGTCACCCTAGAGCAGAACCTGGCAGATTTAGCTCCCATGGTCGAATTGAGCATGCGGACTGAGAGTCTTAAACAGTTTTATTTGCTCCTACTTGAGAGTTTGGAGTTTTTGTTGCTACAAGCGGTTGATGCCCTGGCTGGAGACGATCGTCGTGATCTCGAGATTTTGCGGGCCCTTACAGCCGTCAACAGCGAGGCTGTCAAACAGGTGCGGAGTCGCTATCTCGAAATCGGACAAAATTTAGATCTCCAGGATAAAGCCACTCTCTACAAGCTCTCTGGTCTTTTCGAGCGCACGGTCTGGCTTTTGAACCGCTTGAGTGAGTCAGTGGAACTAGGTCTTGAAAAAATAGCGACGGTTCACCCTTAA
- a CDS encoding type II toxin-antitoxin system VapC family toxin, which translates to MKVVVDTSVIIAVIANEPEKQKIVKITEGTTLLTPSSVYWEIGNAFSAMFRRGKAYFKEVNKALAIFKKIPIRFVDVELEKSLKIAKETNMYCYDAYLLRCCQKYNSPLITLDKKLLNVAKTLSIEVIEVK; encoded by the coding sequence GTGAAAGTTGTAGTTGATACATCGGTTATTATAGCTGTAATTGCTAACGAACCAGAAAAACAGAAAATTGTAAAAATTACAGAAGGAACAACTTTATTGACTCCAAGTTCTGTATATTGGGAGATTGGCAACGCTTTTTCCGCAATGTTTCGTAGGGGAAAAGCATATTTTAAGGAAGTGAATAAAGCTCTTGCTATATTTAAAAAAATTCCAATAAGATTTGTAGATGTTGAATTAGAAAAATCTCTCAAGATAGCTAAAGAAACAAATATGTATTGTTATGATGCTTATTTATTAAGATGTTGTCAGAAGTATAATTCTCCACTTATAACTTTAGATAAGAAATTATTAAATGTAGCAAAGACATTATCAATAGAAGTAATTGAGGTAAAATAA
- a CDS encoding type II toxin-antitoxin system HicB family antitoxin, whose amino-acid sequence MKVNIIIEKDEYGYYAFCPELKGCHTEGDSLEEVLENIKEAIELYLETLPPDERVYCLSKEILTTSMEVKVA is encoded by the coding sequence ATGAAAGTAAATATTATAATAGAGAAAGATGAGTATGGGTATTATGCTTTTTGTCCTGAATTGAAAGGTTGCCATACCGAGGGGGATTCTCTTGAAGAAGTGCTTGAGAATATAAAAGAGGCTATAGAACTTTATTTAGAAACTCTACCCCCAGATGAAAGAGTGTATTGTCTGAGCAAGGAGATATTGACGACCTCTATGGAGGTTAAAGTTGCCTAA
- a CDS encoding type II toxin-antitoxin system Phd/YefM family antitoxin, which produces MGALYTYSEARQKFAKILEQAATEGEVLVKRKDGQVFVIKPLIEKRSPLDVPGINLGVSTSEIVDIIRESREKKG; this is translated from the coding sequence ATGGGAGCGTTATATACATATTCAGAAGCCCGTCAAAAATTTGCAAAGATTTTGGAACAGGCTGCAACTGAAGGAGAAGTATTAGTAAAACGAAAAGATGGCCAAGTATTTGTAATAAAACCTCTTATTGAAAAGCGCTCACCTTTAGATGTTCCTGGGATTAATCTAGGTGTATCTACATCAGAAATTGTTGATATTATAAGAGAAAGTAGAGAAAAGAAAGGCTAA
- a CDS encoding type II toxin-antitoxin system HicA family toxin, producing MPKLPRLIAEEAERMLLKAGFEHVRTKGSHKIYRKDKERFILPFHKGKTLHPKIVKALMEVIEE from the coding sequence TTGCCTAAGTTACCACGATTAATAGCTGAAGAAGCTGAAAGAATGCTCCTAAAAGCTGGATTTGAACATGTGAGGACTAAGGGGAGTCATAAAATTTATCGAAAAGATAAAGAAAGATTTATTTTGCCGTTTCACAAGGGCAAAACATTACATCCCAAAATAGTAAAGGCACTTATGGAAGTAATAGAAGAATAA